A single window of Nicotiana tomentosiformis chromosome 1, ASM39032v3, whole genome shotgun sequence DNA harbors:
- the LOC138905997 gene encoding uncharacterized protein: protein MQSVAPAQPEVRATASEVEQLRLERYKNYHPPTFSGLATDDAQGFLEQYHRILCTMGVAETSGIYFTTFQPRGEAYTWWRAYDLSSADEAASLTWTKFSDMFLREYVPQNLRDSWRAEFEQLRQGSLTV, encoded by the coding sequence atgcagtcagtagctccagctcagcccgaagtTAGGGCaacagcttctgaggtggagcagctcagacttgagaggtacaagaattaccacccacctactttcagcggattggctacagatgatgctcaaggttttctggagcagtatcatcgtattctctgtactatgggcgtagcggaaaCGAGCGGGATTTATTTCACTACATTCCAGCCTAGAGGAGAAGCCTATacgtggtggcgtgcttatgatcTTAGTAGtgcggatgaggcagcttcacttacatggactaagttctcggacatgtttttgagagagtatgtccctcagaaccttagggactcatggcgcgcggagtttgagcaactgCGCCAGGGATCTTTGACTGTGTGA